A stretch of candidate division KSB1 bacterium DNA encodes these proteins:
- a CDS encoding (2Fe-2S)-binding protein — MSDQFSISLTVNGKEHQRSVEPRLLLSDFLRHELRLTGTHVGCEHGVCGACTILLNDQAVRSCLMFAVQVDGEEIITVEGLALEGDELHPLQKAFHEAHGLQCGFCTPGFLMTLVPYLKENPNPTEEEIREALSGNLCRCTGYQNIVEAVKLAAKK; from the coding sequence ATGAGCGACCAATTTAGCATATCTCTTACTGTAAACGGAAAAGAGCATCAACGCTCTGTAGAGCCGCGTTTGCTGCTCAGCGACTTCCTGCGCCATGAGCTCCGACTCACCGGCACCCACGTTGGCTGTGAACATGGCGTTTGCGGCGCCTGCACCATTTTGCTGAACGACCAGGCAGTGCGTTCCTGTCTCATGTTTGCGGTCCAAGTCGATGGCGAGGAAATTATTACTGTCGAGGGATTGGCTCTTGAGGGCGATGAGTTACATCCATTGCAAAAGGCCTTTCACGAAGCTCACGGATTGCAATGCGGATTTTGCACACCCGGCTTTTTGATGACTCTGGTTCCTTATTTAAAAGAAAACCCAAATCCAACTGAGGAAGAAATCCGGGAAGCGCTGTCAGGGAATCTGTGCCGGTGCACGGGGTATCAGAATATCGTGGAGGCTGTTAAATTAGCTGCAAAGAAATAA